One Arachis hypogaea cultivar Tifrunner chromosome 2, arahy.Tifrunner.gnm2.J5K5, whole genome shotgun sequence genomic window, TGAAAAAGACTGATCCGGTGGATCTGCACCGGCCGTTACGCAAGTTGGTAGCGAGAAAATACTCAGAGAGCGATGCAGAGAAAGTTGAAAGCGTTCTGGAAACCCTAAACAGATGCCGCAGCGACATGGTGGAGCGAGGGGACCTCTCCCTTCCCAAGCTCCGTGACTGCCTCATCCACTACTTCAAATGCCTCTGCATGGTTGAGCCACTCTTCACCGCTATCTCCTCCGACGCCGACGCCGACGCCGACGCCGACCCCATCCTCTTTGTCTGGTACGACGCCTTCTCCTCTGGGAAGGAGGGTTGGGTCCCCTGTCAGCCCAACTGCATCCAATTGGAGAAGGCTGCTGTTGTCTTCAACCTTGGCGCCGTATGCAGCCAGATTGGAGCCTCTAGCGAGCGTACCACCCCCCGTGGCCGTCACCTTGCAATAGATGCCTTCAATGCCGCTGCCGATTTCTTCTTGAAACTCTGGAAGGTTTTTGCCAAGGACGTCTCCGCCACCCTCGACTTGACTCTCCTCTTCGCCGAGAGTCTTCACTGCCTCTTCTCCGCTCAGGCTTTGGAGCTCAATTTACAGCAACAACTCCACAACAACAACAGTTCGGCTCTCCAAAAACATCGATGTGCCATTTCATTTAAATCGGTCAGTCTTGACTCTTGATTGATTTTACATTTTAGATTTTCAATTGGATGAGaagatgatgaattgatgatgatgattgtaGGTTTCTGAGCATTATCGGAGAGCATATGATTTGATACAAAGTGATCCGGCTGCAATCGAACATGTCTCCTCATTTGACAGAACCTGGATAACTCATCTTTACCAGAAGGTGAAATTCTGTGAGGAGGAGGCTCTTCAGATGCGATCATCCATCCTACCCAAATCCCAGCTACCTGTCCAATCTTGTGTTCTTGATCATGATGCAAAATTTGTcactaaaaaattagttaaagggATTTGCGGGCGCGCGTACCAGTGGATACCCAAGCTAGAAGGAATATACCTTGACCTCGTCCTTTCCGAGTACATCCCTTTCAAGATTATCGATGGTGGAAAGCTGGTGGCTCACCCATGGGACATGCCTCCACCTTATCCAACAAAATTTGCAATCTCCTCATCTTCGTCTTCGTCACATCTTCTGGCATTGCCTTTGAAGAAGAGTAAGCCCTTGGACCTGTACCAGCCCCTGCGCAATTACTTTGTAGTCAAATGCTCTGAGAGCGTGGCAAAGAGAGTAGAAGGCCTTTTcgaaatgataaacaaattgcGTAGTAAAATGCTGCGTGATGATCTCTCTCTACCCATGCGCCGTGACTGCCTCATCCGCTATTTCAAATGCCTTTGCATGATTGAGCCTTTCTTCCCTATGCCAACCGCACTCAACCCACCTATCTTTGTTTGGTACAATGCCTTCTACCCGAAAAAGAAATCTTCTCAGCACAACATCCATTTGGAGAAGGCCTCTGTTCTCTTCAACCTGGGAGCCCTTGGCTCCCACATTGCTCTCTCCTGCGATCTCACCACCATCCAAGGCCGGCGTATTGCCATAGACGCCTTACATGATGCTTCATATTGGTTCTTAATACTAACGCATGAGGCTGAGAAGGCATCTGCCACCACTGACTTGTCAATAAGCTGCGCCCAGATGCTGCGCCAGATAATAACCTCTCAGATTGCTTATTTGGAATGCGAGTTTCCTCATTCCCATTCCCATGGTGGTGGATATCCTGTATGTATCATCATCTAGCTTTTCAGTTGATTTTTTCTTAGCGCAATTGATGATGTCAATATTGATTTGTTAAATTGTGTGATTGGGATGATGTAGGTCTCTCTGCTTTATCGGAAAATTTATGATCTGATGACATTCGGACCTTTAGCTGAGAAGCTTGTTCAATCCTCGATACCTCAATTTATTGAGTCGAAGATGAAAACCTGCCGTGTTCAAACTGGTCTTGATGTCACTGAACTATTTCTTTCAGGGTATTGTGAGGCTCAATCCCTGCTTCGAGAGGCATGTCAAACACCATACTTGGACCTTCTCTCCGAGGTTGGCCCTTACAAGATTACGGATGGAATACTGTGGCCAATTTTAGAGGCAGTAACATTGGCATTGGAGGAGGTGAACTTGTCCGGGAACACTCCCACGGAGGAAAACTAAACAAGTTTAGGAAtgaactttttattttcttttttaagatgGATGTTGGAATTTTGTTCGTTGATACTAGAACTCTTTGTGAATATATTATACTCGTAATTTTGTTTGTTGACGTGTGAATGTATTCCTTCATATTCCTCACCAATTTGTATGCCTCTGATCTCGTAGCCATTGTTAGTTTTTGTTGCGTATTAGTAGATAGAACGTTTCATGTATTCCTTCATATTATACGCATTATTATGTCTGCTAGGATGCTTGAAACGTGGTATTGACGATAACTTCATTGTATAGAACTTTTCATGACCAGGGGGAATGTATTCGTTGTAGCCAGAAGATTAACTAACATATCTAGGATTTACTGAACATAGTGGACCTAAACCTTCATTTTGATTACTTTATTGCTTctatttttagttatattaaatAGTATATGCAAATTTTGCATTACTAACAAATCCAACATGAAGTGGAGATGAATTATGATAAAGACTAGAGAGTTTACTTAGGGCAGGTTTTAACATGTTCAGGGGTGTTATGTTTTTTGACCAgtagaatttaagatttatatATTTGCTATAGACAAGGAAACCAAGCTAATTACCATAGAATCCCACATTTAGGATTTTCCCCCCCTTCTTTTGATGGTTTCATATTTAGGATCATGAGATGTTATTTGTCTGCTGTTGCGATGGTTAGCTACTTAGCTTTGTATTTTGACTATTTTCTTTTGGTCTGGTTGTTTTAACTTCTAATGCCAGCTGTTCTATCATGATATATGCAGTTTGCACT contains:
- the LOC112733932 gene encoding uncharacterized protein, which gives rise to MSNDNPRLLNPNPNPEGMLAIPVKKTDPVDLHRPLRKLVARKYSESDAEKVESVLETLNRCRSDMVERGDLSLPKLRDCLIHYFKCLCMVEPLFTAISSDADADADADPILFVWYDAFSSGKEGWVPCQPNCIQLEKAAVVFNLGAVCSQIGASSERTTPRGRHLAIDAFNAAADFFLKLWKVFAKDVSATLDLTLLFAESLHCLFSAQALELNLQQQLHNNNSSALQKHRCAISFKSVSEHYRRAYDLIQSDPAAIEHVSSFDRTWITHLYQKVKFCEEEALQMRSSILPKSQLPVQSCVLDHDAKFVTKKLVKGICGRAYQWIPKLEGIYLDLVLSEYIPFKIIDGGKLVAHPWDMPPPYPTKFAISSSSSSSHLLALPLKKSKPLDLYQPLRNYFVVKCSESVAKRVEGLFEMINKLRSKMLRDDLSLPMRRDCLIRYFKCLCMIEPFFPMPTALNPPIFVWYNAFYPKKKSSQHNIHLEKASVLFNLGALGSHIALSCDLTTIQGRRIAIDALHDASYWFLILTHEAEKASATTDLSISCAQMLRQIITSQIAYLECEFPHSHSHGGGYPVSLLYRKIYDLMTFGPLAEKLVQSSIPQFIESKMKTCRVQTGLDVTELFLSGYCEAQSLLREACQTPYLDLLSEVGPYKITDGILWPILEAVTLALEEVNLSGNTPTEEN